From one Lysinibacillus sp. G4S2 genomic stretch:
- a CDS encoding DUF1648 domain-containing protein yields MLEQQKTTTPRFCKQLTLIVATIYLAAITATLIQYNKLPKSIPVLQSFSSEHAQFGPKIAIFYLPFIALMLFLLLHYLEIKAAYPILRKNKPTLSHVQRQNGIITFCLIKNSILLYFTYSLFNDLTVALGNNRILQQWHAYLFLALIFLIFITGIIRGILLSKKE; encoded by the coding sequence ATGCTAGAACAACAAAAAACAACTACACCGCGTTTTTGTAAGCAGCTGACGTTGATTGTCGCAACCATTTATTTAGCTGCCATTACGGCAACGCTTATTCAATACAATAAGCTCCCAAAATCTATACCAGTTTTACAAAGCTTTTCGAGTGAACATGCACAATTCGGACCAAAAATCGCTATTTTTTACTTACCGTTTATTGCCTTAATGCTATTTTTACTTTTACACTACTTAGAAATTAAAGCCGCTTATCCTATTCTACGTAAAAATAAGCCCACTCTATCACATGTACAGCGACAAAATGGGATCATTACCTTTTGTCTGATCAAAAATAGTATTCTACTGTACTTTACATATTCACTTTTCAATGACTTAACAGTTGCTTTAGGTAATAATCGTATTTTACAGCAGTGGCATGCTTATTTATTTTTGGCATTGATATTTTTAATTTTTATCACTGGCATCATTCGAGGAATTTTGTTGAGCAAAAAGGAATAA
- a CDS encoding PD-(D/E)XK nuclease family protein — MFEITPYPSFSWSLSRHKTLTSCARKYGYEYYFSHNGWLSYNVEPYHQHVYRLKKLQSMPILFGQIVHHLIEQSINDYLQTRKTPTLEELVNRARGQLNAAFIDSTRHVDLWRHKPNKFYMMQEIYYEGKLNPELVQDYKERMTAVFDNFLNSETFQQITAQKGSLRIGEPEQFRSMKIEGVQVFVVMDFHYYDEMADKWIIIDWKTGGESDDDRQQLALYAYYVQQKYRVTLDQIDVYNEYLLTGKRKKYAFTAFDMDNILHTFQRSVLEMKKYQADIFANEPVDVEEFEQTHEKWHCKGCNFKELCAQN; from the coding sequence ATGTTTGAAATCACACCGTATCCATCTTTTTCGTGGTCACTGTCACGTCATAAAACGTTAACAAGCTGTGCGCGAAAATATGGCTATGAATATTATTTTTCTCATAACGGCTGGCTTAGTTATAATGTGGAGCCATATCATCAACATGTCTATCGCTTAAAAAAGCTTCAATCTATGCCAATTTTATTTGGGCAAATTGTCCATCATTTAATAGAGCAATCGATCAACGATTATTTACAAACCCGCAAAACGCCGACATTGGAAGAGCTAGTAAATCGTGCACGTGGCCAGCTTAATGCAGCTTTTATTGATTCTACACGACATGTAGATTTATGGAGGCATAAGCCTAATAAATTTTATATGATGCAGGAAATTTATTACGAAGGGAAGCTAAATCCTGAACTTGTACAGGACTATAAGGAGCGAATGACGGCTGTGTTTGACAACTTTCTGAACAGTGAAACGTTCCAGCAAATTACTGCACAAAAAGGCTCCTTACGAATCGGCGAGCCTGAACAATTTCGCTCCATGAAAATTGAGGGTGTTCAGGTTTTCGTCGTGATGGATTTTCATTATTATGATGAGATGGCAGACAAGTGGATTATTATCGACTGGAAAACAGGCGGGGAGTCCGATGATGATCGCCAACAATTAGCGCTCTATGCTTATTATGTTCAACAGAAATATCGTGTAACTCTTGACCAGATTGATGTCTATAATGAATATTTACTGACTGGTAAACGAAAAAAATACGCCTTTACAGCATTTGATATGGATAATATTTTACATACGTTTCAGCGGAGTGTGCTGGAAATGAAAAAATACCAAGCAGATATTTTCGCCAATGAACCAGTAGACGTTGAGGAGTTTGAGCAAACCCATGAAAAATGGCACTGTAAAGGGTGTAATTTTAAAGAATTGTGTGCTCAAAATTAA
- a CDS encoding IS3 family transposase (programmed frameshift), whose product MTKRKSYDKEFKLEAVQLVESGKRVAEVARELDLAEQTLHNWVKKFSKDGEVAFVGSGNLKPEDKENKELEKRIRDLEEENAILKKANGHLCERPEVIYNFIQQHRHEFRVAKMCEVLGVSRSGYYEWLNRPKSNQKERKEKLTSQIKRVYLDSRRNYGSPKITKQLNSEGVSVSQKTVSRIMKEEGIRSKTVKQYKATTNSKHNLPVYPNLLDQQFKVERPGQAWVADITYIWTSEGWLYLATIMELFSRRIIGWAMDERMTKELVILALKRAIRTQTPTPGLIHHSDRGSQYASKEYQQVLRTNRMITSMSRKGNCYDNACIESFHSVIKRELVFHEKYKTRDQAKKSIIEYIVSFYNYKRIHSFTNYMSPIAYEKQYFKTSQKTKVI is encoded by the exons ATGACAAAACGAAAAAGTTATGACAAAGAATTTAAATTAGAGGCAGTACAATTAGTTGAAAGTGGCAAGAGAGTTGCTGAGGTTGCACGTGAGCTGGATCTTGCAGAACAGACATTACACAATTGGGTAAAGAAATTTAGTAAAGATGGCGAAGTTGCATTTGTTGGTAGTGGGAATTTAAAGCCTGAGGATAAGGAAAATAAAGAATTAGAAAAAAGAATACGTGACCTAGAAGAGGAAAATGCCATCTTAAAAAAGGCTA ATGGGCATCTTTGCGAAAGACCGGAAGTAATTTACAACTTTATTCAACAGCACCGACACGAATTCCGTGTGGCAAAGATGTGCGAAGTATTAGGTGTTTCAAGAAGTGGTTACTACGAGTGGCTGAACCGACCAAAGAGTAATCAAAAAGAACGGAAAGAAAAGTTAACCAGCCAAATAAAACGAGTGTATTTGGACTCAAGAAGAAATTATGGTAGTCCGAAAATTACAAAACAATTGAATTCAGAAGGAGTCTCTGTATCGCAAAAAACAGTATCGCGAATTATGAAAGAAGAAGGCATTCGCTCAAAAACAGTGAAACAATACAAAGCGACGACGAATTCAAAACATAATCTACCAGTATATCCAAATCTATTAGACCAACAATTTAAAGTAGAACGCCCTGGACAAGCGTGGGTAGCTGACATTACGTATATATGGACCAGTGAAGGTTGGCTCTATCTAGCAACGATTATGGAGTTGTTTTCAAGACGAATCATCGGTTGGGCAATGGATGAGAGAATGACAAAGGAATTAGTGATCCTCGCCTTAAAACGAGCAATCAGAACTCAGACTCCAACGCCTGGGCTCATTCATCATTCAGATCGTGGGAGCCAGTATGCGTCGAAGGAATACCAACAAGTGTTACGAACTAACAGAATGATTACAAGTATGAGTAGAAAAGGAAACTGTTACGATAATGCATGTATCGAGTCATTTCATAGCGTCATCAAAAGAGAGTTAGTTTTTCATGAAAAGTATAAAACGAGAGATCAGGCCAAGAAAAGTATCATTGAATACATCGTTAGTTTTTATAACTACAAGCGTATCCATTCTTTTACAAATTATATGTCGCCCATTGCATACGAAAAGCAATATTTCAAAACTTCACAAAAAACTAAGGTCATATAA
- a CDS encoding DMT family transporter: protein MTNLMYVFCLIVWGLNFIAVKIQGTPVSLELSLTYRLVMTAILFTVLVLFLKPKGKPKSKDIPFIVVFGVCNFALSYLCLYYATILSSAAIVTLIFSLKVILTPLALRIFLKEELHPRVIFGGVLGVFGVCVLIYPTLSSFSGLEDLKGIMIALLGTILTAIGDASSARNAKVKIDPIYANAIGFTVGSILMLIIVLLQGQKIMIPTSITYISALLYLTLIASFLAWLFYLKLVERIGGAKSGYMVALFPVIGGIASVLIGESPLSIYLIIGCLSSCIGAAIALGFRIPRRINTLAD from the coding sequence ATGACAAATCTAATGTATGTATTTTGTTTAATAGTATGGGGTCTTAATTTTATTGCAGTGAAAATTCAAGGAACACCAGTAAGCTTAGAATTATCGTTGACCTATAGGCTAGTTATGACTGCAATTTTATTTACTGTACTAGTTTTATTTCTTAAACCAAAAGGGAAACCGAAAAGTAAAGATATACCATTTATCGTTGTGTTTGGTGTTTGTAACTTTGCTTTAAGCTATTTATGCTTATATTACGCAACAATTTTAAGCTCAGCTGCAATTGTAACATTAATCTTTTCATTGAAAGTGATATTGACTCCACTAGCTCTTCGAATTTTTTTGAAAGAGGAACTACATCCACGTGTTATATTTGGTGGAGTTCTAGGGGTATTTGGTGTATGTGTTTTAATTTATCCGACTTTAAGTAGTTTTTCTGGTTTAGAGGATTTAAAAGGCATTATGATTGCTCTTTTAGGTACGATACTTACAGCTATTGGAGATGCAAGTTCAGCAAGGAATGCCAAAGTAAAGATTGATCCAATCTATGCAAATGCAATTGGCTTTACTGTAGGAAGTATTTTAATGTTAATAATTGTATTGCTGCAAGGACAAAAGATTATGATTCCTACATCAATAACTTATATTTCTGCTTTATTGTACTTAACATTGATAGCATCTTTCCTAGCATGGCTATTTTATTTAAAGCTTGTTGAACGAATTGGCGGCGCAAAAAGTGGGTACATGGTGGCATTATTTCCGGTAATTGGAGGCATTGCTTCAGTTCTAATTGGTGAATCTCCGCTTTCAATATATTTGATAATAGGATGTCTATCTAGTTGTATAGGTGCTGCTATAGCTTTAGGATTTAGAATTCCAAGGAGAATTAATACGCTTGCTGATTAG
- a CDS encoding sulfite exporter TauE/SafE family protein, protein MEYLLFLLIGIIGNVIGTLVGGGGLITLPTMMLMGVPVHSAIGANKVSNMVSAFSSFYTIFKRKELLWSEMRSVLLVSLIGGTLGGLFASFMSSQTLTLIAIVLLGFAFIMSFIGGADFGEKESFTMNRKNGPILFAVGFYDGLFGPGSSTLALYTYAHEKISYMKAVGLSRVGVFAMCSGAAITYIATGKIEWSMTIVLMIGSVIGAQIGIILARKVKANQVKLLLRIVTIVLILQLVYDFIKQI, encoded by the coding sequence ATGGAATACTTATTGTTTTTACTTATAGGAATCATCGGTAACGTTATTGGAACGTTAGTTGGTGGTGGCGGATTAATTACATTACCGACGATGATGTTAATGGGGGTACCAGTCCATTCAGCGATTGGTGCAAATAAAGTTTCTAATATGGTAAGTGCCTTTTCAAGTTTCTATACGATTTTTAAAAGAAAAGAATTGTTATGGTCAGAAATGCGTTCAGTATTACTTGTTTCCCTAATAGGTGGTACACTTGGTGGTCTGTTTGCATCGTTCATGAGCAGTCAAACATTGACACTCATCGCTATTGTGTTATTAGGCTTTGCTTTTATTATGTCCTTTATCGGTGGGGCTGATTTTGGAGAAAAGGAAAGCTTTACAATGAATCGCAAAAATGGTCCAATACTTTTTGCTGTAGGGTTTTATGATGGGTTGTTCGGTCCTGGTAGCAGTACGTTGGCACTTTATACATATGCACATGAAAAAATCTCCTATATGAAAGCTGTAGGTCTGTCACGTGTTGGTGTTTTTGCGATGTGCTCAGGTGCCGCGATTACGTATATTGCAACAGGTAAAATTGAATGGTCAATGACAATCGTTTTAATGATTGGTTCAGTAATTGGTGCGCAAATAGGGATTATTCTAGCAAGGAAGGTTAAGGCAAATCAAGTAAAGCTATTGCTACGAATTGTTACGATTGTGTTGATACTACAGCTTGTGTACGACTTTATCAAACAAATATAG